Proteins found in one Solitalea lacus genomic segment:
- a CDS encoding MlaD family protein — protein sequence MKIANETKIGILTALAITCLILGYNYLKGNDVFSNTRKFYAVYDRVEGLTVSRPVLVNGYQIGRVARLDLLPNHKIRARFDISEKLEFPKNSIAEIQSPDLLSGKVIVFKLGNSTEIAEEGFEFASGIESSLITSLNPVKDKATDALVKIDSVLTAVNNILNPEFQKSVQKSFKSVEVTMKNLEGTTVKFNTSAERLNNIMANVESITQNLNNNNDKISRVLANIDNITDQVAKANIHETLLNTSKTMATVSAIMTKIQKGEGSIGLLLNDNQLYNNLNKTAADLDKLMVDFRLNPKRYVHFSMFGKKPSQYTTPDTVVIKN from the coding sequence ATGAAAATAGCAAACGAAACAAAGATTGGAATTTTAACGGCTTTGGCCATTACTTGCCTTATTTTAGGTTATAATTATTTAAAGGGTAACGACGTTTTCTCGAATACACGTAAATTTTATGCTGTTTATGACAGAGTGGAGGGATTAACCGTCTCTCGTCCTGTATTGGTAAACGGATATCAGATTGGTCGCGTGGCTCGTTTAGACCTTTTACCTAATCATAAAATAAGAGCCCGTTTTGATATTTCCGAAAAGTTAGAATTTCCAAAAAACTCAATTGCTGAGATTCAAAGTCCTGATTTGCTTAGTGGAAAAGTAATTGTTTTTAAGTTGGGTAATTCTACAGAAATAGCAGAAGAAGGATTTGAATTTGCCTCAGGAATTGAATCTTCACTGATAACATCGCTAAATCCGGTAAAGGATAAAGCAACCGATGCCCTTGTTAAAATTGATTCGGTATTAACTGCTGTAAATAATATACTTAACCCAGAATTTCAGAAAAGTGTTCAAAAAAGCTTTAAGAGTGTTGAAGTTACCATGAAAAATCTGGAAGGAACCACCGTTAAGTTTAATACGAGTGCAGAAAGGTTAAATAATATTATGGCTAATGTTGAGTCAATTACTCAAAATCTAAATAATAATAACGATAAGATCAGTAGAGTTTTAGCCAACATAGATAACATTACTGATCAAGTTGCTAAAGCAAATATTCATGAAACTTTGTTGAATACGAGTAAAACTATGGCTACGGTTAGTGCTATAATGACTAAAATTCAGAAAGGTGAAGGTTCAATAGGGTTGTTATTAAACGATAATCAGTTATATAATAACTTAAATAAAACAGCCGCTGACTTGGATAAACTGATGGTTGATTTCAGACTTAATCCTAAACGTTATGTTCATTTTTCAATGTTTGGTAAAAAGCCATCACAATACACCACTCCCGATACAGTTGTAATTAAGAATTAA
- a CDS encoding phosphoglucomutase/phosphomannomutase family protein — protein sequence MINIKFGTDGWRAIIAQEFTVENVTRVAYGTALWLKEQNNKATVVIGNDPRFAGKLFAETTAKVFANAGIKVFLSSTDFVSTPMVSLGTVLLKADLGVIITASHNPPAYSGYKIKAAYGGPATPSLVEEVENLIPDRVPLELLSIEEYKKKGLIEDINLEDLYIKHIEENFDLDAIRNSGMNFAYDAMYGAGQNAMRRLFPEATFLHCENNPGFDGQAPEPIHKNLQEFSEMIKLSGDIDSGLATDGDADRIGLYNAEGEFVDSHHIILLLIHYLYKYKGLNGDVITTFSCTQKIADLCRAYNLPHTITKIGFKYICDLMVNSGKKILAGGEESGGIAIAGYIPERDGIWIGLTVWEFMAKTKKSLNDLIQEIYDLVGSFAVERYDLHLTEEKKQAIITACKERKYQSFGSYNVQNVEDMDGFKFHVGNGSWVMVRPSGTEPVLRVYSEAATSDDAFSILDATKATLLA from the coding sequence ATGATCAACATTAAATTTGGCACCGATGGATGGCGTGCCATTATAGCTCAGGAATTTACCGTAGAAAATGTAACCAGAGTAGCTTATGGTACAGCATTATGGCTCAAAGAACAGAACAATAAAGCTACAGTTGTTATTGGTAACGATCCACGCTTTGCTGGTAAGCTTTTTGCCGAAACCACAGCTAAAGTATTTGCCAATGCAGGTATTAAGGTGTTTCTTTCTTCGACAGACTTTGTGTCAACCCCTATGGTTTCATTAGGAACTGTATTGTTGAAAGCAGACTTAGGTGTTATCATTACAGCTAGTCACAACCCACCTGCTTACAGTGGTTATAAAATTAAAGCAGCATACGGCGGGCCGGCAACACCATCTTTGGTTGAAGAGGTTGAAAATCTTATTCCCGATAGAGTTCCATTAGAGTTATTGTCAATTGAAGAATATAAAAAGAAGGGACTGATTGAAGATATTAATCTTGAAGATTTATATATCAAGCATATTGAAGAGAATTTTGATTTAGATGCGATTCGCAATTCAGGGATGAACTTTGCTTACGATGCAATGTATGGAGCTGGCCAAAATGCAATGCGTCGCTTATTCCCTGAGGCTACTTTCTTGCATTGTGAGAATAATCCAGGTTTTGACGGACAAGCTCCTGAACCAATTCACAAGAATCTGCAAGAATTCTCTGAGATGATTAAACTAAGTGGTGATATTGATTCAGGTTTAGCTACTGATGGTGATGCAGATCGTATTGGTTTGTATAATGCTGAAGGTGAATTTGTAGATTCCCATCATATTATTTTATTGTTGATTCATTACCTGTATAAGTATAAAGGCTTAAATGGTGATGTAATTACTACGTTCTCTTGTACACAAAAAATTGCGGACTTATGCCGTGCTTATAATCTGCCTCACACTATTACCAAAATCGGCTTTAAATATATTTGTGACCTAATGGTAAACTCAGGCAAAAAGATACTTGCCGGTGGAGAAGAATCTGGAGGCATTGCAATTGCAGGTTACATACCTGAGCGTGATGGAATTTGGATTGGCTTAACAGTGTGGGAGTTCATGGCTAAAACTAAAAAATCACTTAATGATCTAATTCAAGAGATTTACGATTTGGTAGGTTCTTTTGCTGTTGAACGTTATGATTTACATTTAACTGAAGAGAAAAAACAAGCTATTATTACTGCTTGTAAAGAAAGAAAATATCAGTCATTTGGGTCATATAACGTACAAAACGTGGAGGATATGGATGGCTTTAAGTTCCATGTAGGCAATGGATCTTGGGTCATGGTTCGTCCTTCGGGAACTGAACCTGTTTTAAGGGTTTACTCTGAAGCTGCCACATCTGATGATGCATTTTCAATATTAGATGCCACCAAAGCGACTCTGTTAGCTTAA
- a CDS encoding aspartate kinase: MKVLKFGGTSVGSPERMRKLMDIINPNERQIIVLSAVSGTTNNLVEISEAYKVDKNKATSLIDNLKSKYIVFIQDLFPKQEYYAKGNEVIETHFETIYSFGNESSFTPAHERAILAQGELISTNLFTIYLEQIGINAVLLPALEFMKIDEDAEPIVPFINEKLTPMLEANPDVNLFITQGFICRNPYGEIDNLKRGGSDYTASLIGAGITSEEVQIWTDIDGMHNNDPRIVKNTRPIARLSFEEAAELAYFGAKILHPQSVLPAQKYRIPVRLKNTMEPSAPGTLIDAQRSEGEIKAVAAKDGITAVKIQSSRMLMAYGFLRRVFEVFERYKTPIDVITTSEVAVSVTIDKTDNLKEIVAELADFGSVEVDKDLTIICIVGDFVASKTGYAAKVINSLKEVPMRMISYGGSNNNISIIVDSSFKNSALQDLHEGLFN; the protein is encoded by the coding sequence ATGAAAGTATTAAAATTTGGAGGAACTTCAGTTGGTAGTCCAGAGCGCATGCGCAAATTGATGGATATCATTAATCCGAATGAACGTCAGATCATTGTATTATCAGCAGTATCGGGTACAACAAATAACCTGGTAGAAATTAGTGAGGCATATAAGGTTGATAAGAATAAGGCAACTTCATTAATTGATAATTTAAAATCGAAGTACATAGTTTTTATTCAGGATTTATTCCCCAAACAAGAGTATTATGCTAAGGGTAATGAAGTAATTGAAACTCATTTTGAGACCATTTATTCATTTGGTAACGAGTCATCATTCACTCCGGCTCACGAGCGTGCTATTTTAGCTCAAGGCGAGCTCATTTCTACTAATTTATTTACCATCTATTTGGAGCAAATTGGTATTAATGCGGTTTTATTACCTGCATTGGAGTTTATGAAGATAGACGAAGACGCTGAGCCAATTGTACCGTTTATTAATGAAAAATTGACGCCAATGCTCGAAGCTAACCCTGATGTTAACTTATTTATCACTCAAGGGTTTATTTGCAGAAATCCATACGGTGAAATTGACAATTTAAAACGTGGAGGCAGTGATTACACAGCTTCGTTAATTGGAGCTGGGATCACTAGTGAAGAGGTTCAGATTTGGACTGATATAGATGGAATGCACAATAATGATCCACGTATTGTAAAAAACACGCGCCCAATTGCCCGATTATCTTTTGAGGAAGCTGCCGAGTTGGCCTATTTCGGTGCTAAAATTTTACACCCGCAAAGTGTACTGCCTGCTCAAAAATACCGCATTCCCGTTCGTTTAAAAAATACAATGGAACCATCAGCACCTGGAACTTTAATTGATGCTCAGCGTAGTGAAGGTGAGATTAAAGCTGTGGCAGCAAAAGATGGTATTACAGCTGTTAAAATTCAATCAAGCCGTATGTTAATGGCTTATGGATTTTTACGTAGGGTCTTTGAAGTATTTGAACGCTATAAAACCCCGATAGATGTAATTACAACTTCAGAAGTTGCTGTATCGGTGACCATTGATAAAACTGATAACTTAAAAGAAATTGTTGCTGAATTAGCAGATTTTGGTTCTGTTGAAGTTGATAAAGACCTGACAATTATCTGTATTGTTGGAGACTTTGTTGCTTCGAAAACCGGATATGCAGCGAAAGTTATTAATAGCTTAAAAGAAGTACCAATGCGTATGATTTCTTACGGAGGTAGTAATAATAACATTTCAATTATTGTTGATTCAAGCTTTAAGAATTCTGCATTGCAAGATTTACATGAAGGATTATTTAACTAA
- the lysA gene encoding diaminopimelate decarboxylase yields the protein MFSQEQLNKFSTQETPFYYYDLALLRRTLEACSTASSKYNFHVHYAMKANVDPRVLDTIRSFKIGADCVSGGEVKKAIECGFTNDKVVFAGVGKSDPEINYALDQDIFCFNVESIQELEIINELALQKGKTAKVALRINPNVNAYTHKYITTGLEENKFGINQWEFEKVAAAIKILSNIECIGLHFHIGSQITDFNVFKSLCIKVNEIVNWFTNHHFNIKVINVGGGLGVDYYNPDTNNIVDFETYFRIFDSFLERSANQEVHFELGRALVANCGSLISRVLFVKYGQVTNFAILDAGMTELMRPALYQAYHKIENLSKDHNVKNKKYDVVGPICESTDCFGKAVELPDTNRGDLIAIRTAGAYGEVMASNYNLRNKVNVIYNE from the coding sequence ATGTTTTCACAAGAACAACTAAACAAATTTAGTACTCAAGAAACGCCATTCTATTATTATGATTTGGCATTACTAAGAAGAACGTTAGAGGCTTGTTCCACAGCTTCTTCAAAGTATAATTTTCATGTGCATTATGCAATGAAAGCAAATGTTGATCCACGGGTATTAGATACTATTCGCTCTTTTAAAATAGGAGCTGATTGTGTTAGTGGTGGCGAGGTTAAGAAGGCAATTGAGTGTGGTTTTACAAATGATAAGGTTGTATTTGCCGGTGTAGGGAAGTCGGACCCTGAAATCAATTACGCCCTAGATCAAGATATTTTTTGCTTTAACGTAGAATCAATTCAGGAGCTTGAGATTATAAATGAATTGGCACTACAAAAAGGTAAAACAGCCAAAGTTGCTTTACGGATTAATCCAAATGTTAATGCTTATACCCATAAGTATATTACTACAGGATTAGAGGAAAACAAATTTGGAATCAATCAGTGGGAATTCGAAAAAGTTGCTGCAGCGATTAAAATTTTAAGCAACATCGAGTGCATTGGATTGCATTTTCATATCGGTTCACAAATAACAGATTTTAACGTATTCAAAAGCCTTTGCATAAAGGTTAATGAAATCGTTAACTGGTTTACTAATCATCATTTCAATATTAAAGTGATTAATGTTGGCGGTGGCTTAGGGGTTGATTATTATAATCCGGATACGAATAACATTGTTGACTTTGAAACCTATTTTAGAATTTTTGATTCCTTCCTGGAAAGAAGTGCAAATCAGGAGGTTCATTTTGAATTAGGCAGGGCTTTGGTTGCCAATTGTGGTTCATTGATTTCAAGGGTTTTGTTTGTGAAATACGGCCAAGTAACCAACTTTGCTATTTTAGATGCGGGTATGACAGAACTGATGCGTCCGGCACTATATCAGGCATATCACAAAATCGAAAACTTATCCAAAGATCACAATGTCAAAAATAAGAAATATGATGTTGTAGGACCTATTTGTGAGTCGACTGATTGTTTTGGCAAAGCTGTTGAATTACCAGATACTAATCGTGGTGATCTTATAGCTATAAGAACCGCAGGTGCTTATGGAGAGGTAATGGCTTCTAACTATAACCTAAGAAATAAAGTAAATGTAATTTACAACGAATAG
- the ltrA gene encoding group II intron reverse transcriptase/maturase has product MLERIFDRRNLERALVAVERNQGAAGIDHLQSDELRPYVNAHYQALLKSILQGTYEPQPVRKVEIRKPQGGKRMLGIPCVVDRMLQQAVSQWLIPQYEQEFNENSFGFRPGKNAHKAVMTAQKYLNTGREWIIELDLEKFFDKVNHQQLLGLLSKKIADKRTLKLVSLYLKSGIMEGGVLSPRSEGTPQGSPLSPLLSNIILNELDKELVKRGHKFVRYADDCSIYVQSKKAAQRVAAGIIEYIEKELLLKVNRVKTKISRPSNSYLLGFSFYKTKKGWQIRIGEQPFQRVKEKCKRITQSSNPSPEANKLKKLDEIIRGWVNYFKIANARSKMEKLDEWLRTRLRINTWRRWKRIRTKVSNLIKLEVGKSLAYQWGNTSKGAARVAHSPILLRTLNISYWKKKGYWGFQHYYCQWQADGQPSLF; this is encoded by the coding sequence ATGCTAGAGAGAATATTCGACAGAAGGAACCTTGAAAGAGCCCTTGTTGCCGTAGAACGCAACCAAGGGGCAGCGGGTATTGACCATCTGCAGAGCGATGAACTTCGCCCCTATGTAAATGCCCACTATCAAGCCCTACTGAAAAGTATACTCCAAGGCACTTATGAGCCACAACCCGTGCGGAAAGTAGAAATACGCAAACCACAGGGTGGCAAAAGAATGCTAGGAATTCCTTGTGTAGTGGACAGGATGCTGCAACAAGCGGTCTCCCAATGGCTAATTCCGCAGTACGAACAGGAATTTAACGAAAACAGCTTTGGTTTCAGGCCGGGTAAGAATGCCCATAAGGCAGTAATGACTGCCCAAAAGTACCTTAACACAGGCCGGGAATGGATAATAGAGCTGGATTTGGAGAAATTCTTCGACAAGGTAAACCACCAGCAACTACTGGGTTTACTAAGTAAGAAGATTGCGGACAAACGCACCCTAAAACTAGTCAGCCTTTACCTGAAAAGCGGCATAATGGAAGGCGGAGTGCTAAGCCCTCGCAGCGAAGGTACCCCTCAAGGTAGCCCGCTAAGCCCATTGCTTTCCAACATCATTTTAAATGAGCTGGACAAGGAGTTGGTAAAGCGGGGACATAAATTTGTGCGTTATGCCGATGATTGCAGTATCTATGTACAAAGTAAGAAAGCAGCCCAAAGAGTAGCTGCCGGAATCATAGAATACATAGAAAAGGAGCTACTACTAAAGGTAAACAGGGTAAAGACGAAAATCAGCCGACCCTCCAACAGCTACCTGCTTGGCTTCAGCTTTTATAAAACAAAGAAAGGCTGGCAGATTAGAATAGGAGAACAGCCCTTCCAAAGGGTGAAAGAAAAATGTAAAAGGATAACCCAATCAAGTAACCCCAGCCCAGAAGCAAACAAGCTTAAAAAGCTCGATGAAATCATCAGAGGCTGGGTAAACTACTTTAAAATCGCCAATGCGAGAAGTAAAATGGAGAAACTTGATGAATGGTTAAGAACCCGATTGCGAATCAACACCTGGAGGAGATGGAAACGGATACGAACCAAAGTCTCCAACCTAATAAAACTCGAAGTAGGAAAATCATTGGCCTATCAGTGGGGCAACACAAGTAAAGGTGCAGCCAGAGTTGCACACAGCCCCATTTTACTTAGAACGCTGAATATCAGCTACTGGAAAAAGAAAGGCTATTGGGGTTTTCAGCATTATTATTGTCAATGGCAAGCCGATGGGCAACCGTCGTTATTTTAA
- a CDS encoding IS110 family transposase produces MQPQVNQLDFSGQNIYVGFDVHLKSWQVTVMTELLTHKTFSQPPKPEVLHQYLRQNFPGGTYHSAYEAGFCGYWIHNRLEALGIHSIVVNPADIPTTDKEKVQKEDSRDSRKIAHSLRSGALIPIYVPSSKTLEDRCLVRTRSILTKDLARYKNRVKSFLYFHGIELPAPFTKKQSHWSKPFVDWLESIAMAEQSSKTALQAMILEAKHLRASVLQLTRHLLELSKTGTYQEAIALLRSIPGIGLLTAMTLLTELETINRFKNTDQLCSFIGLIPSTHSSGEKELAGTITRRGHSVLRSALIESAWVAARLDPALTKSFHEYCRRMEPNKAIVRIARKLLNRIRYVLINKQEYECAVVK; encoded by the coding sequence ATGCAACCACAAGTTAATCAATTAGATTTTAGCGGTCAAAACATTTATGTTGGTTTTGACGTGCACTTAAAAAGCTGGCAGGTTACCGTTATGACTGAACTGCTCACCCATAAAACCTTTTCGCAGCCACCTAAACCCGAAGTATTACACCAGTATCTCCGGCAGAATTTCCCCGGCGGCACCTATCATTCCGCCTACGAAGCAGGCTTCTGCGGCTACTGGATCCATAACCGCTTGGAGGCTCTGGGCATTCACTCCATCGTGGTCAATCCTGCCGATATTCCCACCACCGATAAAGAAAAAGTGCAAAAAGAGGATTCCAGGGATAGCCGTAAAATCGCACACTCATTAAGAAGTGGCGCCTTAATCCCGATTTATGTTCCTTCCAGTAAAACCCTAGAGGACCGTTGTTTAGTTCGCACCCGGTCCATACTGACCAAGGACCTTGCCCGGTATAAAAACCGGGTAAAATCGTTCCTGTACTTTCATGGCATTGAACTACCTGCGCCCTTCACCAAAAAACAGTCCCACTGGTCGAAACCTTTTGTTGATTGGCTGGAAAGCATCGCTATGGCTGAGCAGAGTAGTAAAACGGCCCTGCAGGCCATGATTTTAGAAGCGAAACATTTGAGAGCCTCTGTATTGCAACTCACCCGGCATTTACTAGAGCTATCAAAAACAGGTACTTACCAGGAAGCCATCGCTTTACTGCGAAGTATCCCTGGCATCGGATTATTAACGGCCATGACCTTATTAACCGAGCTGGAGACGATTAACCGGTTTAAAAACACGGATCAACTCTGCAGTTTTATAGGACTCATCCCCTCGACGCATTCAAGTGGGGAAAAAGAACTAGCCGGTACTATCACCCGACGGGGGCATAGCGTGCTGCGCAGCGCCCTGATTGAAAGTGCATGGGTAGCCGCACGCCTGGATCCGGCACTGACTAAAAGTTTTCATGAGTATTGCCGGCGAATGGAACCGAATAAGGCCATCGTAAGAATAGCCCGGAAATTACTCAACAGAATCAGGTATGTATTAATAAACAAACAAGAATATGAGTGTGCAGTGGTTAAATAA
- a CDS encoding SCO family protein encodes MNIKLNKLLGLTLTIPLFFACTSNNNEQLPILGRRQAVKKIVNGNEVTDTIYQTIQSFRFVNQDSQWVSNETFKDKIYVADFFFTSCPTICPIMKKNMLIVYNKFKGNPHFGILSHSIDPRHDSVAVLKKFAHKIGVDDTQWNFVTGNRDSIYALAEQSYMTMAKEDSAVPGGIVHSGAFILVDKNRHIRGVYDGTNEQAVEKMIADIDLLLVESNKK; translated from the coding sequence ATGAATATAAAATTAAATAAGCTTTTAGGGTTAACATTAACAATTCCTTTGTTTTTTGCCTGTACAAGTAACAATAATGAGCAATTACCCATTTTAGGTAGAAGACAAGCCGTAAAGAAAATTGTTAATGGAAATGAAGTAACAGATACCATTTATCAGACTATACAATCTTTCAGGTTTGTAAATCAGGATAGTCAATGGGTAAGCAATGAGACATTTAAGGATAAAATCTACGTTGCTGATTTCTTTTTCACCTCCTGCCCTACTATTTGTCCGATTATGAAAAAGAACATGCTGATAGTTTATAACAAGTTTAAGGGCAATCCTCATTTTGGTATTCTTTCACACAGTATTGATCCCCGTCATGATTCAGTAGCTGTGTTAAAAAAGTTTGCTCATAAAATAGGGGTTGATGATACTCAATGGAATTTTGTAACCGGTAATCGAGACTCGATTTATGCATTGGCTGAACAAAGTTATATGACTATGGCAAAAGAGGATTCTGCTGTACCTGGCGGTATTGTTCATAGCGGTGCATTTATTTTAGTTGATAAGAATAGACATATACGTGGAGTCTATGATGGTACCAATGAACAAGCTGTTGAAAAGATGATTGCTGATATTGATCTGTTACTAGTCGAATCCAATAAAAAATAG
- the ltrA gene encoding group II intron reverse transcriptase/maturase, which produces MLERIFDRRNLERALVAVERNQGAAGIDHLQSDELRPYVNAHYQALLKSILQGTYEPQPVRKVEIRKPQGGKRMLGIPCVVDRMLQQAVSQWLIPQYEQEFNENSFGFRPGKNAHKAVMTAQKYLNTGREWIIELDLEKFFDKVNHQQLLGLLSKKIADKRTLKLVSLYLKSGIMEGGVLSPRSEGTPQGSPLSPLLSNIILNELDKELVKRGHKFVRYADDCSIYVQSKKAAQRVAAGIIEYIEKELLLKVNRVKTKISRPSNSYLLGFSFYKTKKGWQIRIGEQPFQRVKAKCKRITQSSNPSPEANKLKKLDEIIRGWVNYFKIANARSKMEKLDEWLRTRLRINTWRRWKRIRTKVSNLIKLEVGKSLAYQWGNTSKGAARVAHSPILLRTLNISYWKKKGYWGFQHYYCQWQADGQPSLF; this is translated from the coding sequence ATGCTAGAGAGAATATTCGACAGAAGGAACCTTGAAAGAGCCCTTGTTGCCGTAGAACGCAACCAAGGGGCAGCGGGTATTGACCATCTGCAGAGCGATGAACTTCGCCCCTATGTAAATGCCCACTATCAAGCCCTACTGAAAAGTATACTCCAAGGCACTTATGAGCCACAACCCGTGCGGAAAGTAGAAATACGCAAACCACAGGGTGGCAAAAGGATGCTAGGAATTCCTTGTGTAGTGGACAGGATGCTGCAACAAGCGGTCTCCCAATGGCTAATTCCGCAGTACGAACAGGAATTTAACGAAAACAGCTTTGGTTTCAGGCCTGGTAAGAATGCCCATAAGGCAGTAATGACTGCCCAAAAGTACCTTAACACAGGCCGGGAATGGATAATAGAGCTGGATTTGGAGAAATTCTTCGACAAGGTAAACCACCAGCAACTACTGGGTTTACTAAGTAAGAAGATTGCGGACAAACGCACCCTAAAACTAGTCAGCCTTTACCTGAAAAGCGGCATAATGGAAGGCGGAGTGCTAAGCCCTCGCAGCGAAGGTACCCCTCAAGGTAGCCCGCTAAGCCCATTGCTTTCCAACATCATTTTAAATGAGCTGGACAAGGAGTTGGTAAAGCGGGGACATAAATTTGTGCGTTATGCCGATGATTGCAGTATCTATGTACAAAGTAAGAAAGCAGCCCAAAGAGTAGCTGCCGGAATCATAGAATACATAGAAAAGGAGCTACTACTAAAGGTAAACAGGGTAAAGACGAAAATCAGCCGACCCTCCAACAGCTACCTGCTTGGCTTCAGCTTTTATAAAACAAAGAAAGGCTGGCAGATTAGAATAGGAGAACAGCCCTTCCAAAGGGTGAAAGCGAAATGTAAAAGGATAACCCAATCAAGTAACCCCAGCCCAGAAGCAAACAAGCTTAAAAAGCTCGATGAAATCATCAGAGGCTGGGTAAACTACTTTAAAATCGCCAATGCGAGAAGTAAAATGGAGAAACTTGATGAATGGTTAAGAACCCGATTGCGAATCAACACCTGGAGGAGATGGAAACGGATACGAACCAAAGTCTCCAACCTAATAAAACTCGAAGTAGGAAAATCATTGGCCTATCAGTGGGGCAACACAAGTAAAGGTGCAGCCAGAGTTGCACACAGCCCCATTTTACTTAGAACGCTGAATATCAGCTACTGGAAAAAGAAAGGCTATTGGGGTTTTCAGCATTATTATTGTCAATGGCAAGCCGATGGGCAACCGTCGTTATTTTAA
- a CDS encoding c-type cytochrome produces MSKIIGVLSIIAATVFMNVACSNPKEIKDKQYYSEGLYLYQKYCQNCHMDSGKGLGELIPPLAGSDYLTKHTNQIACLIKNGKRNKMLVNGKEYDGIMPGNNLSTIEIAEIITYITNSWGNKLPTYSINQVELDLKKCQ; encoded by the coding sequence ATGAGTAAAATCATCGGGGTGCTTTCGATTATTGCAGCTACGGTTTTTATGAATGTTGCATGCTCTAATCCAAAGGAAATAAAAGATAAACAATATTATTCAGAAGGTTTATACCTGTATCAGAAATACTGTCAAAACTGTCATATGGATAGCGGCAAAGGATTAGGAGAATTGATTCCGCCACTTGCCGGTTCTGATTATCTAACTAAGCATACCAATCAAATAGCCTGCTTAATAAAAAATGGTAAACGCAATAAAATGTTAGTTAATGGGAAAGAATATGACGGAATAATGCCCGGGAATAACTTAAGTACCATAGAAATTGCTGAGATTATTACGTACATAACGAATTCTTGGGGCAATAAGCTGCCAACATATAGTATAAATCAGGTTGAATTAGACCTTAAAAAGTGCCAATAA
- the ruvB gene encoding Holliday junction branch migration DNA helicase RuvB, giving the protein MQNPNLDPNAERLTPTEKEIEKVLRPQEFEDFTGQDKILENLRIFVKAAKNRGEALDHVLLHGPPGLGKTTLSYIIANEMGTGIKVTSGPVLDKPGDLAGLLTNLSEGDILFIDEIHRLSPLVEEYLYSAMEDYKIDIMLETGPNARSVQISLNPFTLVGATTRSGLLTAPLRARFGINARLEYYDAKLLTSIVMRSADILNTPISEEGAYEIARRSRGTPRIANALLRRTRDFAQVKGNGSIDPEIARYALNALNVDEHGLDEMDNKILLTIIDKFKGGPVGLKTIATAVGEDEGTIEEVYEPFLIQEGYLMRTARGREATEIAYKHLKKLHTSKGNTLF; this is encoded by the coding sequence ATGCAGAATCCAAATCTTGATCCCAACGCAGAACGATTGACTCCAACAGAAAAGGAAATTGAAAAAGTATTACGGCCCCAGGAGTTTGAAGACTTTACCGGTCAAGATAAGATATTGGAAAATCTTAGAATTTTTGTTAAAGCGGCAAAAAACAGAGGCGAGGCATTGGATCATGTGTTACTTCATGGCCCTCCCGGTTTAGGAAAAACTACTCTTTCATATATCATCGCTAATGAAATGGGGACCGGAATTAAAGTTACATCAGGTCCGGTATTAGATAAACCCGGTGACTTAGCAGGTTTATTGACGAATTTATCTGAAGGCGACATTCTTTTTATTGATGAAATTCATCGGTTAAGCCCGTTGGTTGAAGAGTACCTTTATTCAGCCATGGAGGACTATAAAATTGATATTATGCTTGAAACCGGTCCGAATGCTCGTTCCGTGCAAATATCATTGAATCCATTTACACTTGTTGGTGCGACTACTCGGTCTGGTTTATTAACGGCTCCCCTCCGGGCAAGGTTTGGAATTAACGCTCGCTTGGAATACTATGATGCTAAATTACTTACCTCAATTGTAATGCGATCAGCCGATATATTAAATACACCTATTTCAGAAGAAGGAGCCTATGAGATTGCACGTCGTAGCAGAGGAACTCCCCGTATAGCAAATGCACTGCTTCGTAGAACTCGTGATTTTGCGCAAGTAAAAGGTAATGGCTCTATCGATCCTGAAATTGCTCGTTATGCTTTAAATGCTTTAAATGTGGATGAACACGGTTTGGATGAAATGGACAATAAAATTCTATTGACCATAATAGACAAGTTTAAGGGGGGGCCGGTTGGATTAAAGACAATAGCGACAGCAGTTGGTGAAGATGAAGGCACTATCGAAGAAGTTTATGAGCCTTTTTTAATTCAAGAGGGGTATTTGATGCGCACTGCCCGTGGTAGAGAAGCTACAGAGATTGCTTATAAACACTTAAAGAAACTACACACTTCAAAGGGAAATACCCTGTTTTAA